From the genome of Halorussus sp. MSC15.2, one region includes:
- a CDS encoding CDP-alcohol phosphatidyltransferase family protein, producing MTLDQFRHVADRMLDPFVSLSTRLGLTPDAVSVVAFALAGGAGGAFYLGEQDPVWYFAGAVLVFLNGWLDLLDGALARELGTDSKAGDLLDHVLDRYADIVIITGLAAGIDRYALGLAAVTGVLMTSYLGTQAQAVGLDRVYGGLLGRADRLALVGVTGVLAAVVSATPAGLSVAAWLLVVFAVVGHVTALQRFYYSWRALS from the coding sequence ATGACCCTCGACCAGTTCCGCCACGTGGCCGACCGGATGCTCGACCCGTTCGTCTCGCTCTCGACGAGACTCGGCCTGACTCCGGACGCGGTCAGCGTCGTCGCGTTCGCGCTCGCGGGTGGCGCGGGGGGAGCGTTCTACCTCGGCGAACAGGACCCAGTCTGGTACTTCGCGGGGGCCGTCCTCGTCTTCCTGAACGGGTGGCTCGACCTGCTCGACGGCGCGCTGGCGCGGGAACTCGGCACCGACTCGAAGGCGGGCGACCTGCTGGACCACGTCCTCGACCGGTACGCCGACATCGTCATCATCACGGGACTCGCGGCCGGAATCGACCGATACGCGCTGGGTCTCGCGGCCGTGACCGGCGTGCTGATGACCTCCTACCTCGGGACGCAGGCGCAGGCGGTCGGACTCGACAGGGTGTACGGCGGCCTGCTCGGGCGCGCCGACCGACTCGCGCTCGTCGGCGTCACCGGGGTCCTCGCGGCCGTCGTGTCGGCGACCCCCGCGGGACTTTCGGTCGCGGCGTGGTTGCTCGTGGTCTTCGCCGTCGTCGGCCACGTCACCGCGCTCCAGCGATTCTACTACTCTTGGCGAGCGCTGTCGTAG
- a CDS encoding adenylate kinase family protein, with translation MRVVVTGTPGTGKTSAVEALESEPEFADAGLEVVHLNELIRDEDLWSERDEERDSLVADLDAVAERLSDRDDLLVESHLAHHLDADRVVVLRCHPEELERRLTDRGESEAKASENAESEALDVILSEAVNEHGVENVYEIETTDRDPEAVAAEISAVVSDDREPSAGTVSYLDYL, from the coding sequence GTGAGAGTCGTTGTCACTGGAACGCCCGGCACCGGCAAGACCTCAGCGGTCGAGGCGCTCGAATCAGAACCCGAGTTCGCCGACGCCGGTCTCGAAGTCGTCCACCTCAACGAACTGATTCGCGACGAGGACCTCTGGAGCGAGCGCGACGAGGAGCGCGACAGTCTCGTCGCCGACCTCGACGCGGTCGCCGAGCGTCTGTCGGACCGCGACGACCTGCTCGTGGAGTCGCACCTCGCCCACCACCTCGACGCCGACAGAGTGGTCGTCCTTCGGTGCCACCCCGAGGAACTGGAACGCAGGCTCACCGACCGCGGGGAGTCAGAGGCGAAGGCCAGCGAGAACGCCGAGAGCGAGGCGCTGGACGTGATTCTCTCGGAGGCAGTGAACGAGCACGGCGTCGAGAACGTGTACGAAATCGAGACGACCGACCGTGACCCCGAAGCGGTGGCCGCCGAAATCTCGGCGGTCGTCTCCGACGACCGCGAACCCAGCGCCGGAACGGTCTCCTACCTCGATTACCTATGA
- the hisC gene encoding histidinol-phosphate transaminase, protein MQPRDLSAHTVYQAGRGIEEVARELGLDPDDLVKLASNENPFGPSPAAVEAIRETAASASSYPKASHADLTEKLADRWDVASEQVWLGNGGDGVLDYLARATLEPGDTVLVPDPGFAYYGMSARFHHGEVEEYSLSKDDDFALTAETVLSDYDGERIVHLTSPHNPTGKRFDLDAVEAIADETSDDTLVVVDEAYGEFADAPSAVELVRTRDDVAVLRTFSKVYGLAGVRLGYGVVPEEWADAYARVNTPFAASEIACRAGLAALDDDDHAEKTVETAAWAREYVYENLDAPTWESHANFVLAEVGNASEVADELQHRGVIVRDCTSFGLPECVRITCGTEAETERAVAELNEVLSS, encoded by the coding sequence ATGCAACCACGGGACCTCTCCGCGCACACCGTCTATCAGGCCGGACGGGGCATCGAAGAGGTCGCTCGGGAACTCGGACTCGACCCCGACGACCTCGTGAAACTCGCTTCGAACGAGAACCCCTTCGGCCCGAGTCCGGCCGCAGTTGAGGCCATCCGGGAGACGGCCGCGTCGGCTAGCTCCTACCCCAAAGCGTCGCACGCCGACCTCACCGAGAAACTGGCCGACCGCTGGGACGTCGCGTCCGAGCAGGTCTGGTTGGGCAACGGCGGCGACGGCGTCCTCGACTACCTCGCTCGGGCCACGCTCGAACCCGGCGACACCGTCCTCGTGCCGGACCCCGGGTTCGCCTACTACGGGATGAGCGCGCGCTTCCACCACGGCGAGGTCGAGGAGTACAGTCTCTCGAAGGACGACGACTTCGCACTGACGGCCGAGACGGTCCTCTCGGACTACGACGGCGAGCGAATCGTCCACCTCACGAGTCCGCACAATCCGACCGGGAAGCGGTTCGACCTCGACGCGGTAGAGGCAATCGCCGACGAGACGAGCGACGACACCCTCGTCGTCGTGGACGAGGCGTACGGCGAGTTCGCCGACGCGCCGAGCGCGGTCGAACTCGTCCGGACGCGCGACGACGTGGCGGTCCTCAGGACGTTCTCGAAGGTGTACGGACTGGCAGGGGTCCGCCTCGGCTACGGCGTCGTGCCCGAGGAGTGGGCCGACGCCTACGCCCGGGTGAACACCCCGTTCGCCGCGAGCGAAATCGCCTGTCGGGCCGGACTCGCCGCACTGGACGACGACGACCACGCCGAGAAGACGGTCGAGACCGCCGCGTGGGCGCGGGAGTACGTCTACGAGAACCTCGACGCGCCGACGTGGGAGAGCCACGCGAACTTCGTGCTGGCGGAGGTCGGGAACGCGAGCGAAGTCGCCGACGAACTCCAGCACCGCGGGGTCATCGTCCGGGACTGCACGAGTTTCGGCCTTCCAGAGTGCGTTCGCATCACCTGCGGCACCGAGGCCGAGACCGAGCGCGCGGTCGCCGAACTCAACGAGGTGTTATCGTCGTGA
- a CDS encoding NADH-quinone oxidoreductase subunit D: MSDAPETDSEVPASQQRGAVDYDELEALLGDRAIRREDHVNSGGFVVRPDEVQEVLGTLKEEAGFDHLSLLTAQEYEDRYESIYHLRKYHDASQEVNVIVPTGKDDPWNETAVPVYKTAEWHEREAYDLVGIEYRGHPDLRRILLPETWQGHPLARDYDQDRPQIVSLKEHVNPVASSKKDAESDTMFLNIGPHHPATHGVLHLKTVLDGEQVADVEPDIGYLHRCEEQMCQTKNYRYQIMPYPDRWDYTANMPNEWAYARAAEDLNDIEVPEYAQILRTMAVELARIKGHMLALGTFALDVYGDFTATFMYAIRDREIVQNILEDLTGQRMMFNYFRLGGVVWDLPEPREEWFAKVREFLDALPQHVEEYHDLLTDNEIFQKRTVDTGVISAETAKAYGCTGPVARGSGVDYDLRRDDPYGYYDELDWDVVTEPYGDNFSRVMVRMREVEESAKIIGQCIDLLEDWPEDERNIQSNVPRTLKPEPDTEIYRAVEAAKGELGVYIRSDGTSQPARFKIRSACFNNLHSLESMAEGEYVPDLVAALGSLDIVLGSVDR; the protein is encoded by the coding sequence ATGAGCGACGCTCCGGAGACCGACTCCGAGGTACCGGCGTCACAACAGCGCGGGGCGGTCGATTACGACGAACTCGAAGCGCTGCTCGGCGACCGAGCGATTCGACGTGAGGACCACGTCAACTCCGGCGGGTTCGTCGTCCGACCTGACGAGGTGCAGGAGGTCTTGGGGACGCTCAAGGAGGAGGCGGGCTTCGACCACCTCTCGTTGCTGACCGCCCAAGAGTACGAGGACCGCTACGAGAGCATCTATCACCTCCGCAAGTACCACGATGCCTCTCAGGAGGTCAACGTAATCGTTCCGACCGGCAAGGACGACCCGTGGAACGAGACGGCAGTGCCGGTGTACAAGACGGCGGAATGGCACGAACGGGAGGCTTACGACCTCGTCGGTATCGAATACAGAGGTCACCCGGACCTCCGGCGCATCCTCCTGCCAGAGACGTGGCAGGGCCACCCGCTCGCCCGCGACTACGACCAAGACCGGCCGCAAATCGTCTCGCTGAAGGAACACGTCAACCCGGTCGCGTCCTCGAAGAAGGACGCCGAATCGGACACGATGTTCCTGAACATCGGTCCGCACCACCCCGCGACTCACGGCGTGCTCCACCTCAAGACGGTGCTGGACGGCGAGCAGGTCGCGGACGTGGAACCCGACATCGGCTACCTCCACCGCTGCGAGGAGCAGATGTGCCAGACCAAGAACTACCGCTATCAGATAATGCCGTACCCCGACCGGTGGGACTACACGGCCAACATGCCCAACGAATGGGCGTACGCGCGGGCGGCCGAGGACCTCAACGACATCGAGGTGCCCGAGTACGCCCAGATACTCCGGACGATGGCGGTCGAACTCGCCCGCATCAAGGGGCACATGCTGGCGCTCGGGACCTTCGCGCTCGACGTCTACGGCGACTTCACGGCCACGTTCATGTACGCCATCCGCGACCGGGAGATAGTACAGAACATTCTGGAGGACCTGACGGGCCAGCGCATGATGTTCAACTACTTCCGCCTCGGCGGGGTGGTCTGGGACCTGCCCGAACCCCGCGAGGAGTGGTTCGCCAAGGTCCGGGAGTTCCTCGACGCGCTACCGCAACACGTCGAGGAGTACCACGACCTGCTGACCGACAACGAAATCTTCCAGAAGCGGACCGTCGATACCGGAGTCATCTCCGCGGAGACGGCCAAGGCGTACGGCTGTACGGGACCGGTCGCCCGCGGGTCGGGCGTTGACTACGACCTGCGCCGCGACGACCCCTACGGCTACTACGACGAACTCGACTGGGACGTCGTCACGGAACCGTACGGCGACAACTTCTCGCGTGTGATGGTTCGGATGCGCGAGGTCGAGGAGTCGGCCAAGATAATCGGCCAGTGCATCGACCTGCTCGAAGACTGGCCCGAGGACGAGCGCAACATCCAGAGCAACGTCCCGCGGACTCTCAAGCCCGAACCCGACACGGAGATTTACCGCGCGGTCGAGGCCGCCAAGGGGGAACTGGGCGTGTACATCCGGTCGGACGGCACTTCTCAACCCGCGCGATTCAAGATTCGGAGCGCGTGCTTCAACAACCTCCACTCGCTGGAGTCGATGGCCGAGGGCGAGTACGTCCCTGACCTCGTGGCCGCACTGGGGAGTTTGGACATCGTGTTGGGGTCGGTGGACCGGTAA
- a CDS encoding TIGR03557 family F420-dependent LLM class oxidoreductase codes for MVELGYALSSEEHRPNDLVDYAVRAEDVGFDFVSISDHYHPWLSEQDESPFAWATLGGIARATIDIDVGVGVTCPIIRYEPAVLAQAAATVETMLEDDGQRFYFGVGTGENLNEHVTGDHWPPHHVRLEMLEEAVEVIRKLWTGKMVSYHGDHYTVENAKLFTLPEQNAPICVSAYGDQTAKKAADLGDGFWSVGPRDVVQTFEDEGGEGPKFSQLTVCYADDEDEAVETAHQMWRQSLLPGQLATELETHKLFEEASQLVTEEKVRESDSIVTDPDPQAHVENLRKFTDAGYDHVYVHQVGPNQEQFFQFYEDEVLPEFE; via the coding sequence ATGGTCGAACTCGGTTACGCGCTCTCCAGCGAAGAGCATCGCCCCAACGACCTCGTGGACTACGCGGTCCGCGCCGAGGACGTGGGCTTCGACTTCGTCTCGATTTCCGACCACTACCACCCGTGGCTGAGCGAACAGGACGAGTCCCCGTTCGCGTGGGCGACGCTCGGCGGCATCGCTCGTGCGACCATCGACATCGACGTGGGCGTGGGCGTGACCTGTCCCATAATCCGGTACGAACCCGCGGTCCTCGCGCAGGCCGCGGCGACCGTCGAGACGATGCTGGAAGACGACGGCCAGCGGTTCTACTTCGGCGTCGGCACCGGAGAGAACCTGAACGAACACGTCACGGGAGACCACTGGCCGCCCCACCACGTCCGACTGGAGATGCTCGAAGAGGCCGTCGAGGTGATTCGCAAACTCTGGACGGGCAAGATGGTGAGCTATCACGGCGACCACTACACCGTCGAGAACGCCAAACTGTTCACTCTCCCGGAGCAGAACGCACCCATCTGCGTGTCCGCCTACGGCGACCAGACCGCGAAGAAGGCGGCCGACCTCGGCGACGGCTTCTGGTCGGTCGGTCCCCGAGACGTGGTCCAGACCTTCGAGGACGAAGGCGGCGAGGGACCGAAGTTCAGCCAGTTGACGGTCTGTTACGCCGACGACGAGGACGAGGCGGTCGAGACCGCTCACCAGATGTGGCGTCAGAGCCTTCTCCCCGGACAGTTAGCCACCGAACTGGAGACGCACAAACTCTTCGAGGAGGCCAGCCAACTGGTCACGGAGGAGAAGGTGCGCGAGTCCGACAGCATCGTGACCGACCCCGACCCGCAGGCGCACGTCGAGAACCTCCGGAAGTTCACCGACGCGGGCTACGACCACGTCTACGTCCACCAAGTCGGCCCGAATCAGGAGCAGTTCTTCCAGTTCTACGAGGACGAGGTGTTGCCCGAGTTCGAGTGA
- a CDS encoding DUF4349 domain-containing protein: MARDTRRWLVPVALALLLVLAGCSGSGSDASRQATAAAGDPSLSNDEAATQASSGTSNPGFQGQDAQVRQRALIRTGTVSVEVEDYDDVRRNLTRTTRRLGGFVGDSSEKVHTRGNRSWTTGKLVVRVPKENFSALVTRAKRTGEVRKASTNTKDVTEKLVDIDARLKNLEAQREKLRSLYEEANDTENVLEVQQRLSEVQSEIERLQAQRKSLKRQVAYSTLTVRLNERPPEPESPDEDRDAWYDTGLVSAFLASADGVVVVVRGLAVGLAYAMPYLLAFGVPVGGVVALWRRRRSADTASAGANLPDAPEPPDATDASETPDEDD; encoded by the coding sequence ATGGCACGCGACACGCGACGATGGCTAGTTCCCGTGGCGCTCGCGCTCCTGCTCGTTCTCGCGGGATGTTCGGGCAGCGGCAGTGACGCTTCGCGGCAAGCGACCGCCGCCGCAGGCGACCCGAGTCTGTCGAACGACGAGGCGGCGACGCAGGCGTCGTCGGGCACCTCGAATCCCGGCTTTCAGGGACAGGACGCGCAGGTCCGCCAGCGAGCGCTGATTCGGACGGGAACGGTGTCGGTCGAAGTCGAAGACTACGACGACGTCCGGCGCAACCTCACGCGGACGACCCGGCGACTCGGCGGGTTCGTCGGGGACTCGTCCGAGAAGGTTCACACCCGCGGGAATCGGTCGTGGACCACCGGGAAACTGGTCGTCCGAGTTCCCAAGGAGAACTTCTCGGCGCTCGTCACCCGGGCCAAGCGGACCGGCGAGGTCCGGAAGGCCAGTACGAACACCAAGGACGTGACCGAGAAACTCGTGGATATCGACGCCCGACTGAAGAATCTGGAGGCCCAGCGCGAGAAGCTACGGAGTCTCTACGAGGAGGCCAACGACACCGAGAACGTCCTCGAAGTCCAGCAGCGACTCTCTGAGGTCCAGTCCGAAATCGAGCGGCTTCAGGCCCAGCGCAAGTCGCTGAAGCGCCAAGTCGCCTACTCGACGCTGACCGTCCGACTGAACGAGCGCCCGCCCGAACCCGAATCGCCCGACGAGGACCGAGACGCGTGGTACGACACCGGGTTGGTCTCTGCGTTCCTCGCGTCGGCAGACGGCGTCGTCGTCGTGGTTCGCGGTCTCGCGGTGGGACTGGCCTACGCGATGCCGTATCTGCTGGCGTTCGGTGTTCCCGTCGGCGGGGTTGTCGCGCTCTGGCGACGCCGACGGTCGGCCGACACCGCGAGCGCGGGTGCGAACCTCCCCGACGCGCCGGAACCTCCGGACGCCACCGACGCCTCGGAGACCCCGGACGAGGACGACTGA
- a CDS encoding GMC family oxidoreductase, protein MTDRNPSERADVCVVGAGPAGALAAHRLAERGYDVVVLEAGERFDFEDRKRRMERAIRPGHDPLSVWEMGGPRDAYTSSGERFYPLNRARVKGVGGTTLHWQGMVMRLHESDFESWPLDYGDLRPYYAEAERALGVAGADDNPYAPPREKPFPMTAFPPSHSDSLFAVACERLGVTMHSVPNARNSESYDDRSACVGYGTCKPVCPSGAKYSADHHVEKAESEGARVIDRAPVQRLEHDDPGERVTAAVYATPDGETHRQEAREFVLAAGGVEIPRLLLLSKSAQYPDGLANSSGAVGRYFMDHLFAGVGGTLDRETRQNHVGFITSECHQFYDDPTRGTEGPDGGVPEWTDSGDEPAPDSIKLEFLNYAGPSPVEMALSGDQWGDDLLDTLREGYGNSIAMGGLVGQRPRKENRVTLDPSTTDDHGNPVPKIHWSVDARTKSSLRRANEIQRAILDELGADVSWTVGPENTGPAFHHMGTTRMGTDPDESVVNSRLRTHDLRNLAIASSSVFVTSGALNPTLTIAALALKAADHVDERL, encoded by the coding sequence ATGACCGACAGGAACCCGTCCGAACGCGCCGACGTGTGCGTGGTCGGGGCTGGACCAGCGGGCGCGCTCGCGGCACACCGACTCGCGGAGCGGGGGTACGACGTAGTCGTTCTCGAAGCAGGGGAGCGCTTCGACTTCGAGGACCGTAAGCGGCGGATGGAGCGCGCGATTCGCCCCGGTCACGACCCCCTGTCGGTCTGGGAGATGGGCGGCCCGCGAGACGCCTACACTTCCAGTGGAGAGCGATTCTACCCGCTTAACCGCGCCCGCGTCAAGGGCGTCGGCGGCACCACGCTCCACTGGCAGGGGATGGTGATGCGCCTCCACGAGTCGGACTTCGAGTCGTGGCCGCTCGACTACGGGGACCTCCGGCCGTACTACGCCGAGGCCGAGCGGGCGCTGGGGGTCGCGGGCGCGGACGACAACCCCTACGCGCCGCCTCGCGAGAAACCGTTCCCGATGACGGCGTTCCCGCCCTCGCACAGCGATTCGCTGTTCGCAGTAGCCTGCGAGCGCCTCGGCGTCACGATGCACTCGGTGCCCAACGCACGGAACTCCGAGTCCTACGACGACCGGAGCGCCTGCGTGGGCTACGGCACCTGCAAGCCGGTCTGTCCCTCCGGCGCGAAGTACTCGGCCGACCACCACGTCGAGAAGGCCGAGAGCGAAGGGGCGCGGGTCATCGACCGAGCGCCGGTTCAGCGCCTCGAACACGACGACCCCGGCGAGCGCGTCACCGCGGCGGTCTACGCCACCCCCGACGGCGAGACCCACCGGCAGGAGGCCCGCGAGTTCGTCCTCGCGGCGGGGGGCGTCGAGATTCCCCGCCTCCTGTTGCTCTCGAAGTCGGCGCAGTATCCGGACGGACTCGCCAACTCGTCGGGCGCAGTCGGCCGGTACTTCATGGACCACCTGTTCGCGGGCGTCGGCGGGACGCTGGACCGGGAGACCCGCCAGAATCACGTCGGGTTCATCACCAGCGAGTGCCACCAGTTCTACGACGACCCGACCCGGGGGACCGAGGGTCCGGACGGCGGTGTCCCGGAGTGGACCGACTCCGGCGACGAACCGGCCCCCGACAGCATCAAACTGGAGTTCCTGAACTACGCCGGTCCCTCGCCGGTCGAAATGGCGCTCTCGGGCGACCAGTGGGGCGACGACCTGCTCGACACCCTCCGGGAGGGGTACGGAAACTCGATAGCGATGGGCGGACTCGTCGGCCAGCGCCCGCGGAAAGAGAACCGCGTCACGCTCGACCCGTCCACCACGGACGACCACGGGAATCCCGTCCCGAAGATACACTGGTCGGTGGACGCTCGGACGAAGTCGTCGCTCCGGCGGGCGAACGAAATCCAGCGCGCGATACTCGACGAACTCGGCGCGGACGTCTCGTGGACCGTCGGCCCGGAGAACACGGGTCCCGCGTTTCACCACATGGGTACGACTCGGATGGGAACCGACCCCGACGAGAGCGTGGTGAACTCGCGACTGCGGACCCACGACCTCCGGAACCTCGCTATCGCGTCGAGCAGCGTCTTCGTGACGAGCGGCGCGCTGAACCCGACGCTGACTATTGCAGCGCTCGCGCTGAAGGCGGCCGACCACGTGGACGAGCGACTGTAA
- a CDS encoding gluconate 2-dehydrogenase subunit 3 family protein gives MELTRRDALAALAASGVAVGTGAVVGTDSDGGLRNPFAETPSPEDRMATLLAVAGVVYPSAVTGVEEFVRTYALGRTKDRADYREGMVEALSTLDEYARTWHGADFRGLDAETRESVLDQMGADTADPDPEGSDPARVRYYLVNELLYALYTSPTGGRLVGIENPQGHPGGTGSYRRGPNADGGGE, from the coding sequence ATGGAACTGACTCGTCGAGACGCGCTGGCCGCCCTCGCCGCCAGCGGCGTCGCGGTCGGGACCGGCGCGGTCGTCGGAACCGACAGTGACGGGGGACTCCGGAACCCCTTCGCCGAGACCCCCTCGCCGGAGGACAGGATGGCGACCCTGCTCGCTGTGGCCGGCGTGGTCTACCCATCCGCAGTCACGGGCGTCGAGGAGTTCGTCCGCACCTACGCCCTCGGCCGGACGAAAGACCGAGCAGACTATCGCGAGGGGATGGTCGAAGCCCTCTCGACGCTCGACGAGTACGCCCGGACGTGGCACGGTGCCGACTTCCGCGGCCTCGACGCCGAAACCCGCGAGTCGGTGCTGGACCAGATGGGCGCGGACACCGCCGACCCGGACCCGGAGGGGAGCGACCCGGCCCGCGTCCGGTACTACCTCGTCAACGAACTGCTGTACGCGCTCTACACCTCGCCGACCGGCGGGAGGTTGGTCGGCATCGAGAATCCGCAGGGTCACCCCGGCGGAACCGGGAGCTATCGACGCGGACCGAACGCCGACGGAGGCGGAGAATGA
- a CDS encoding metal-dependent hydrolase — translation MKLTWYGHSTWHVEVDGTELLIDPFFDNPKTETDPEELNPDYLLLTHGHADHIGDVDRYEGTELVATPEVVEYCRDEFGDFEAVGGMGMNLGGTVECDDAFVTMVRADHTNGMDTSYGTSGGMPAGFVVSDTKPTQISDEESQSFYHAGDTSLQTEMREVIGPFLEPDAAAVPIGDHFTMGPMQAAIAVDWVDADYAFPMHYDTFPPIEQDPEDFRKEVKGAGSDADVQILDGDETFDLGGELY, via the coding sequence ATGAAACTCACTTGGTACGGCCACTCGACGTGGCACGTCGAGGTAGACGGAACGGAACTCCTCATCGACCCCTTCTTCGACAACCCGAAGACCGAGACCGACCCCGAGGAACTCAACCCCGACTACCTCCTTCTCACCCACGGCCACGCGGACCACATCGGCGACGTGGACCGCTACGAGGGGACCGAACTGGTCGCCACGCCCGAAGTCGTGGAGTACTGCCGCGACGAGTTCGGCGACTTCGAGGCCGTCGGCGGGATGGGGATGAACCTCGGCGGGACCGTCGAGTGCGACGACGCCTTCGTCACGATGGTCCGGGCCGACCACACCAACGGCATGGACACCTCCTACGGCACCTCCGGCGGGATGCCCGCCGGGTTCGTCGTCAGCGACACCAAACCCACCCAAATCAGCGACGAGGAGAGCCAGTCGTTCTATCACGCCGGCGATACCTCGCTCCAGACCGAGATGCGCGAGGTCATCGGTCCGTTCCTCGAACCCGACGCCGCCGCGGTGCCCATCGGCGACCACTTCACGATGGGACCGATGCAGGCCGCCATCGCGGTCGATTGGGTGGACGCCGACTACGCGTTCCCGATGCACTACGACACCTTCCCGCCCATCGAGCAGGACCCCGAGGACTTCCGCAAGGAGGTCAAAGGAGCGGGAAGCGACGCCGACGTACAGATTCTCGACGGCGACGAGACGTTCGACCTCGGCGGCGAACTCTACTGA
- a CDS encoding DUF5799 family protein, whose amino-acid sequence MTERAWQDLIVGDRMAVDQEFAQRITDSQFSRQEWGLIMTAVEFEIENPGDDEQARIVADTSKVEQVMPELENIRNQMNSMAGGGGGGNGGGGGVFDSVKDALGLGGGGGADRDRIEAADRLAQEYAGELQQRLESQGKWSQVRDAAAE is encoded by the coding sequence ATGACCGAACGCGCGTGGCAGGACCTCATCGTCGGCGACCGGATGGCAGTCGACCAGGAGTTCGCACAGCGGATTACCGACTCCCAGTTCTCCCGGCAGGAGTGGGGTCTCATCATGACCGCGGTGGAGTTCGAAATCGAGAACCCCGGGGACGACGAGCAGGCGCGAATCGTCGCCGACACCTCGAAGGTAGAGCAGGTGATGCCGGAACTGGAGAACATCCGGAATCAGATGAACTCCATGGCCGGTGGCGGCGGTGGGGGTAACGGCGGCGGCGGTGGCGTCTTCGACTCCGTGAAGGACGCCCTCGGTCTGGGCGGCGGTGGCGGTGCGGACCGCGACCGAATCGAGGCGGCCGACCGCCTCGCACAGGAGTACGCGGGCGAACTCCAGCAGCGACTCGAATCGCAGGGCAAGTGGTCACAAGTCCGCGACGCGGCCGCCGAGTGA
- a CDS encoding protein sorting system archaetidylserine decarboxylase, with the protein MDRQRNAGRQRLLGRFAPGAWRYALLALALAIPASILSRLADRSRRWSVTAPLLAVGALLFHRDPDRTPPDSGVLAPADGRVSVVREEDGPDGAGERVRIGVFMNVTDVHVNRAPFGGRVEAVEHEPGKHRPAFSKESDNNEKLHVRFPDHEVTLIAGAFARRIHPYVEPGDELDRGERLGHISFGSRADVLLPESFDPADVTVEPGQKVRAGETVIAER; encoded by the coding sequence ATGGACCGCCAGCGAAACGCCGGTCGCCAGCGACTGCTTGGTCGGTTCGCGCCGGGGGCGTGGCGGTACGCCCTGCTGGCGCTGGCACTGGCGATACCCGCCTCGATACTCTCGCGTCTGGCCGACCGGTCGCGGCGCTGGAGCGTCACGGCCCCGCTTCTGGCGGTCGGTGCGCTGCTGTTTCACCGGGACCCCGACCGAACGCCGCCGGACTCCGGCGTCCTCGCGCCCGCCGACGGTCGCGTCTCGGTCGTGCGCGAGGAGGACGGTCCGGACGGAGCGGGTGAGAGAGTCCGAATCGGCGTGTTCATGAACGTCACTGACGTCCACGTCAATCGAGCGCCGTTCGGGGGCCGCGTCGAGGCGGTCGAACACGAACCCGGCAAGCACCGCCCGGCGTTCTCGAAGGAGTCGGACAACAACGAGAAACTCCACGTCCGGTTCCCGGACCACGAGGTGACGCTGATTGCCGGAGCGTTCGCGCGCCGCATCCACCCCTACGTCGAACCCGGCGACGAACTCGACCGCGGCGAGCGACTCGGCCACATCTCGTTCGGCAGTCGCGCGGACGTGTTGCTCCCGGAGTCGTTCGACCCCGCGGACGTGACCGTCGAACCGGGCCAGAAGGTGCGGGCGGGCGAGACGGTAATCGCCGAGCGCTAA